One Meles meles chromosome 11, mMelMel3.1 paternal haplotype, whole genome shotgun sequence DNA segment encodes these proteins:
- the LOC123952551 gene encoding tubulin alpha chain-like — MVCCLLSQGDLVPEDVSVATATIETKRTIPFVDWCLTSFKVGINYQPPTVVPGADLAKAQRAECMLSSTTATAKAWARLAHKFDPTYAKCAFVHRNVGEGMEEGEFSEARS, encoded by the exons ATGGTTTGCTGCCTGTTGTCCCAGGGCGACTTGGTTCCCGAAGATGTCAGTGTTGCCACTGCCACCATCGAGACCAAGCGTACCATCCCGTTTGTGGACTGGTGCCTAACTAGCTTCAAAGTAGGCATTAATTACCAGCCTCCCACTGTGGTACCTGGTGCAGACCTGGCCAAGGCACAGCGAGCTGAGTGCATGCTGAGCAGCACCACAGCCACTGCAAAGGCCTGGGCTCGCCTGGCCCACAAGTTTGACCCAACGTATGCCAAGTGTGCCTTTGTTCACAGGAATGTGGGTGAGGGCATGGAGGAAGGAGAGTTTTCTGAGGCCC GCTCCTAA